The following coding sequences lie in one Mus musculus strain C57BL/6J chromosome 11, GRCm38.p6 C57BL/6J genomic window:
- the Stat3 gene encoding signal transducer and activator of transcription 3 isoform 2 (isoform 2 is encoded by transcript variant 2) — translation MAQWNQLQQLDTRYLEQLHQLYSDSFPMELRQFLAPWIESQDWAYAASKESHATLVFHNLLGEIDQQYSRFLQESNVLYQHNLRRIKQFLQSRYLEKPMEIARIVARCLWEESRLLQTAATAAQQGGQANHPTAAVVTEKQQMLEQHLQDVRKRVQDLEQKMKVVENLQDDFDFNYKTLKSQGDMQDLNGNNQSVTRQKMQQLEQMLTALDQMRRSIVSELAGLLSAMEYVQKTLTDEELADWKRRQQIACIGGPPNICLDRLENWITSLAESQLQTRQQIKKLEELQQKVSYKGDPIVQHRPMLEERIVELFRNLMKSAFVVERQPCMPMHPDRPLVIKTGVQFTTKVRLLVKFPELNYQLKIKVCIDKDSGDVAALRGSRKFNILGTNTKVMNMEESNNGSLSAEFKHLTLREQRCGNGGRANCDASLIVTEELHLITFETEVYHQGLKIDLETHSLPVVVISNICQMPNAWASILWYNMLTNNPKNVNFFTKPPIGTWDQVAEVLSWQFSSTTKRGLSIEQLTTLAEKLLGPGVNYSGCQITWAKFCKENMAGKGFSFWVWLDNIIDLVKKYILALWNEGYIMGFISKERERAILSTKPPGTFLLRFSESSKEGGVTFTWVEKDISGKTQIQSVEPYTKQQLNNMSFAEIIMGYKIMDATNILVSPLVYLYPDIPKEEAFGKYCRPESQEHPEADPGAAPYLKTKFICVTPTTCSNTIDLPMSPRTLDSLMQFGNNGEGAEPSAGGQFESLTFDMDLTSECATSPM, via the exons atggctcagtggaaccAGCTGCAGCAGCTGGACACACGCTACCTGGAGCAGCTGCACCAGCTGTACAGCGACAGCTTCCCCATGGAGCTGCGGCAGTTCCTGGCACCTTGGATTGAGAGTCAAGACTG GGCATATGCAGCCAGCAAAGAGTCACATGCCACGTTGGTGTTTCATAATCTCTTGGGTGAAATTGACCAGCAATATAGCCGATTCCTGCAAGAGTCCAATGTCCTCTATCAGCACAACCTTCGAAGAATCAAGCAGTTTCTGCAG AGCAGGTATCTTGAGAAGCCAATGGAAATTGCCCGGATCGTGGCCCGATGCCTGTGGGAAGAGTCTCGCCTCCTCCAGACGGCAGCCACGGCAGCCCAG cAAGGGGGCCAGGCCAACCACCCAACAGCCGCCGTAGTGACAGAGAAGCAGCAGATGTTGGAGCAGCATCTTCAGGATGTCCGGAAGCGAGTGCAG gATCTAGAACAGAAAATGAAGGTGGTGGAGAACCTCCAGGACGACTTTGATTTCAACTACAAAACCCTCAAGAGCCAAGGAG ACATGCAGGATCTGAATGGAAACAACCAGTCTGTGACCAGACAGAAGATGCAGCAGCTGGAACAGATGCTCACAGCCCTGGACCAGATGCGGAGA AGCATTGTGAGTGAGCTGGCGGGGCTCTTGTCAGCAATGGAGTACGTGCAGAAGACACTGACTGATGAAGAGCTGGCTGACTGGAAGAGGCGGCAGCAGATCGCGTGCATCGGAGGCCCTCCCAACATCTGCCTGGACCGTCTGGAAAACTG GATAACTTCATTAGCAGAATCTCAACTTCAGACCCGCCAACAAATTAAGAAACTGGAGGAGCTGCAGCAGAAAGTGTCCTACAAGGGCGACCCTATCGTGCAGCACCGGCCCATGCTGGAGGAGAGGATCGTGGAGCTGTTCAGAAACTTAATGAAGAG TGCCTTCGTGGTGGAGCGGCAGCCCTGCATGCCCATGCACCCGGACCGGCCCTTAGTCATCAAGACTGGTGTCCAGTTTACCACGAAAGTCAG GTTGCTGGTCAAATTTCCTGAGTTGAATTATCAGCTTAAAATTAAAGTGTGCATTGATAA AGACTCTGGGGATGTTGCTGCCCTCAGAGG GTCTCGGAAATTTAACATTCTGGGCACGAACACAAAAGTGATGAACATGGAGGAGTCTAACAACGGCAGCCTGTCTGCAGAGTTCAAGCACCTG acCCTTAGGGAGCAGAGATGTGGGAATGGAGGCCGTGCCAATTGTGAT GCCTCCTTGATCGTGACTGAGGAGCTGCACCTGATCACCTTCGAGACTGAGGTGTACCACCAAGGCCTCAAGATTGACCTAGAG ACCCACTCCTTGCCAGTTGTGGTGATCTCCAACATCTGTCAGATGCCAAATGCTTGGGCATCAATCCTGTGGTATAACATGCTGACCAATAACCCCAAG AACGTGAACTTCTTCACTAAGCCGCCAATTGGAACCTGGGACCAAGTGGCCGAGGTGCTCAGCTGGCAGTTCTCGTCCACCACCAAGCGGGGGCTGAGCATCGAGCAGCTGACAACGCTGGCTGAGAAGCTCCTAG GGCCTGGTGTGAACTACTCAGGGTGTCAGATCACATGGGCTAAATTCTGCAAA GAAAACATGGCTGGCAAGGGCTTCTCCTTCTGGGTCTGGCTAGACAATATCATCGACCTTGTGAAAAAGTATATCTTGGCCCTTTGGAATGAAGG GTACATCATGGGTTTCATCAGCAAGGAGCGGGAGCGGGCCATCCTAAGCACAAAGCCCCCGGGCACCTTCCTACTGCGCTTCAGCGAGAGCAGCAAAGAAGGAGGGGTCACTTTCACTTGGGTGGAAAAGGACATCAGTG GCAAGACCCAGATCCAGTCTGTAGAGCCATACACCAAGCAGCAGCTGAACAACATGTCATTTGCTGAAATCATCATGGGCTATAAGATCATGGATGCGACCAACATCCTGGTGTCTCCACTTGTCTACCTCTACCCCGACATTCCCAAGGAGGAGGCATTTGGAAAGTACTGTAGGCCCGAGAGCCAGGAGCACCCCGAAGCCGACCCAG GTGCTGCCCCGTACCTGAAGACCAAGTTCATCTGTGTGACACC AACGACCTGCAGCAATACCATTGACCTGCCGATGTCCCCCCGCACTTTAGATTCATTGATGCAGTTTGGAAATAACGGTGAAGGTGCTGAGCCCTCAGCAGGAGGGCAGTTTG aGTCGCTCACGTTTGACATGGATCTGACCTCGGAGTGTGCTACCTCCCCCATGTGA
- the Stat3 gene encoding signal transducer and activator of transcription 3 isoform 1 (isoform 1 is encoded by transcript variant 1) produces MAQWNQLQQLDTRYLEQLHQLYSDSFPMELRQFLAPWIESQDWAYAASKESHATLVFHNLLGEIDQQYSRFLQESNVLYQHNLRRIKQFLQSRYLEKPMEIARIVARCLWEESRLLQTAATAAQQGGQANHPTAAVVTEKQQMLEQHLQDVRKRVQDLEQKMKVVENLQDDFDFNYKTLKSQGDMQDLNGNNQSVTRQKMQQLEQMLTALDQMRRSIVSELAGLLSAMEYVQKTLTDEELADWKRRQQIACIGGPPNICLDRLENWITSLAESQLQTRQQIKKLEELQQKVSYKGDPIVQHRPMLEERIVELFRNLMKSAFVVERQPCMPMHPDRPLVIKTGVQFTTKVRLLVKFPELNYQLKIKVCIDKDSGDVAALRGSRKFNILGTNTKVMNMEESNNGSLSAEFKHLTLREQRCGNGGRANCDASLIVTEELHLITFETEVYHQGLKIDLETHSLPVVVISNICQMPNAWASILWYNMLTNNPKNVNFFTKPPIGTWDQVAEVLSWQFSSTTKRGLSIEQLTTLAEKLLGPGVNYSGCQITWAKFCKENMAGKGFSFWVWLDNIIDLVKKYILALWNEGYIMGFISKERERAILSTKPPGTFLLRFSESSKEGGVTFTWVEKDISGKTQIQSVEPYTKQQLNNMSFAEIIMGYKIMDATNILVSPLVYLYPDIPKEEAFGKYCRPESQEHPEADPGSAAPYLKTKFICVTPTTCSNTIDLPMSPRTLDSLMQFGNNGEGAEPSAGGQFESLTFDMDLTSECATSPM; encoded by the exons atggctcagtggaaccAGCTGCAGCAGCTGGACACACGCTACCTGGAGCAGCTGCACCAGCTGTACAGCGACAGCTTCCCCATGGAGCTGCGGCAGTTCCTGGCACCTTGGATTGAGAGTCAAGACTG GGCATATGCAGCCAGCAAAGAGTCACATGCCACGTTGGTGTTTCATAATCTCTTGGGTGAAATTGACCAGCAATATAGCCGATTCCTGCAAGAGTCCAATGTCCTCTATCAGCACAACCTTCGAAGAATCAAGCAGTTTCTGCAG AGCAGGTATCTTGAGAAGCCAATGGAAATTGCCCGGATCGTGGCCCGATGCCTGTGGGAAGAGTCTCGCCTCCTCCAGACGGCAGCCACGGCAGCCCAG cAAGGGGGCCAGGCCAACCACCCAACAGCCGCCGTAGTGACAGAGAAGCAGCAGATGTTGGAGCAGCATCTTCAGGATGTCCGGAAGCGAGTGCAG gATCTAGAACAGAAAATGAAGGTGGTGGAGAACCTCCAGGACGACTTTGATTTCAACTACAAAACCCTCAAGAGCCAAGGAG ACATGCAGGATCTGAATGGAAACAACCAGTCTGTGACCAGACAGAAGATGCAGCAGCTGGAACAGATGCTCACAGCCCTGGACCAGATGCGGAGA AGCATTGTGAGTGAGCTGGCGGGGCTCTTGTCAGCAATGGAGTACGTGCAGAAGACACTGACTGATGAAGAGCTGGCTGACTGGAAGAGGCGGCAGCAGATCGCGTGCATCGGAGGCCCTCCCAACATCTGCCTGGACCGTCTGGAAAACTG GATAACTTCATTAGCAGAATCTCAACTTCAGACCCGCCAACAAATTAAGAAACTGGAGGAGCTGCAGCAGAAAGTGTCCTACAAGGGCGACCCTATCGTGCAGCACCGGCCCATGCTGGAGGAGAGGATCGTGGAGCTGTTCAGAAACTTAATGAAGAG TGCCTTCGTGGTGGAGCGGCAGCCCTGCATGCCCATGCACCCGGACCGGCCCTTAGTCATCAAGACTGGTGTCCAGTTTACCACGAAAGTCAG GTTGCTGGTCAAATTTCCTGAGTTGAATTATCAGCTTAAAATTAAAGTGTGCATTGATAA AGACTCTGGGGATGTTGCTGCCCTCAGAGG GTCTCGGAAATTTAACATTCTGGGCACGAACACAAAAGTGATGAACATGGAGGAGTCTAACAACGGCAGCCTGTCTGCAGAGTTCAAGCACCTG acCCTTAGGGAGCAGAGATGTGGGAATGGAGGCCGTGCCAATTGTGAT GCCTCCTTGATCGTGACTGAGGAGCTGCACCTGATCACCTTCGAGACTGAGGTGTACCACCAAGGCCTCAAGATTGACCTAGAG ACCCACTCCTTGCCAGTTGTGGTGATCTCCAACATCTGTCAGATGCCAAATGCTTGGGCATCAATCCTGTGGTATAACATGCTGACCAATAACCCCAAG AACGTGAACTTCTTCACTAAGCCGCCAATTGGAACCTGGGACCAAGTGGCCGAGGTGCTCAGCTGGCAGTTCTCGTCCACCACCAAGCGGGGGCTGAGCATCGAGCAGCTGACAACGCTGGCTGAGAAGCTCCTAG GGCCTGGTGTGAACTACTCAGGGTGTCAGATCACATGGGCTAAATTCTGCAAA GAAAACATGGCTGGCAAGGGCTTCTCCTTCTGGGTCTGGCTAGACAATATCATCGACCTTGTGAAAAAGTATATCTTGGCCCTTTGGAATGAAGG GTACATCATGGGTTTCATCAGCAAGGAGCGGGAGCGGGCCATCCTAAGCACAAAGCCCCCGGGCACCTTCCTACTGCGCTTCAGCGAGAGCAGCAAAGAAGGAGGGGTCACTTTCACTTGGGTGGAAAAGGACATCAGTG GCAAGACCCAGATCCAGTCTGTAGAGCCATACACCAAGCAGCAGCTGAACAACATGTCATTTGCTGAAATCATCATGGGCTATAAGATCATGGATGCGACCAACATCCTGGTGTCTCCACTTGTCTACCTCTACCCCGACATTCCCAAGGAGGAGGCATTTGGAAAGTACTGTAGGCCCGAGAGCCAGGAGCACCCCGAAGCCGACCCAGGTA GTGCTGCCCCGTACCTGAAGACCAAGTTCATCTGTGTGACACC AACGACCTGCAGCAATACCATTGACCTGCCGATGTCCCCCCGCACTTTAGATTCATTGATGCAGTTTGGAAATAACGGTGAAGGTGCTGAGCCCTCAGCAGGAGGGCAGTTTG aGTCGCTCACGTTTGACATGGATCTGACCTCGGAGTGTGCTACCTCCCCCATGTGA
- the Stat3 gene encoding signal transducer and activator of transcription 3 isoform 3 (isoform 3 is encoded by transcript variant 3) produces MAQWNQLQQLDTRYLEQLHQLYSDSFPMELRQFLAPWIESQDWAYAASKESHATLVFHNLLGEIDQQYSRFLQESNVLYQHNLRRIKQFLQSRYLEKPMEIARIVARCLWEESRLLQTAATAAQQGGQANHPTAAVVTEKQQMLEQHLQDVRKRVQDLEQKMKVVENLQDDFDFNYKTLKSQGDMQDLNGNNQSVTRQKMQQLEQMLTALDQMRRSIVSELAGLLSAMEYVQKTLTDEELADWKRRQQIACIGGPPNICLDRLENWITSLAESQLQTRQQIKKLEELQQKVSYKGDPIVQHRPMLEERIVELFRNLMKSAFVVERQPCMPMHPDRPLVIKTGVQFTTKVRLLVKFPELNYQLKIKVCIDKDSGDVAALRGSRKFNILGTNTKVMNMEESNNGSLSAEFKHLTLREQRCGNGGRANCDASLIVTEELHLITFETEVYHQGLKIDLETHSLPVVVISNICQMPNAWASILWYNMLTNNPKNVNFFTKPPIGTWDQVAEVLSWQFSSTTKRGLSIEQLTTLAEKLLGPGVNYSGCQITWAKFCKENMAGKGFSFWVWLDNIIDLVKKYILALWNEGYIMGFISKERERAILSTKPPGTFLLRFSESSKEGGVTFTWVEKDISGKTQIQSVEPYTKQQLNNMSFAEIIMGYKIMDATNILVSPLVYLYPDIPKEEAFGKYCRPESQEHPEADPGSAAPYLKTKFICVTPFIDAVWK; encoded by the exons atggctcagtggaaccAGCTGCAGCAGCTGGACACACGCTACCTGGAGCAGCTGCACCAGCTGTACAGCGACAGCTTCCCCATGGAGCTGCGGCAGTTCCTGGCACCTTGGATTGAGAGTCAAGACTG GGCATATGCAGCCAGCAAAGAGTCACATGCCACGTTGGTGTTTCATAATCTCTTGGGTGAAATTGACCAGCAATATAGCCGATTCCTGCAAGAGTCCAATGTCCTCTATCAGCACAACCTTCGAAGAATCAAGCAGTTTCTGCAG AGCAGGTATCTTGAGAAGCCAATGGAAATTGCCCGGATCGTGGCCCGATGCCTGTGGGAAGAGTCTCGCCTCCTCCAGACGGCAGCCACGGCAGCCCAG cAAGGGGGCCAGGCCAACCACCCAACAGCCGCCGTAGTGACAGAGAAGCAGCAGATGTTGGAGCAGCATCTTCAGGATGTCCGGAAGCGAGTGCAG gATCTAGAACAGAAAATGAAGGTGGTGGAGAACCTCCAGGACGACTTTGATTTCAACTACAAAACCCTCAAGAGCCAAGGAG ACATGCAGGATCTGAATGGAAACAACCAGTCTGTGACCAGACAGAAGATGCAGCAGCTGGAACAGATGCTCACAGCCCTGGACCAGATGCGGAGA AGCATTGTGAGTGAGCTGGCGGGGCTCTTGTCAGCAATGGAGTACGTGCAGAAGACACTGACTGATGAAGAGCTGGCTGACTGGAAGAGGCGGCAGCAGATCGCGTGCATCGGAGGCCCTCCCAACATCTGCCTGGACCGTCTGGAAAACTG GATAACTTCATTAGCAGAATCTCAACTTCAGACCCGCCAACAAATTAAGAAACTGGAGGAGCTGCAGCAGAAAGTGTCCTACAAGGGCGACCCTATCGTGCAGCACCGGCCCATGCTGGAGGAGAGGATCGTGGAGCTGTTCAGAAACTTAATGAAGAG TGCCTTCGTGGTGGAGCGGCAGCCCTGCATGCCCATGCACCCGGACCGGCCCTTAGTCATCAAGACTGGTGTCCAGTTTACCACGAAAGTCAG GTTGCTGGTCAAATTTCCTGAGTTGAATTATCAGCTTAAAATTAAAGTGTGCATTGATAA AGACTCTGGGGATGTTGCTGCCCTCAGAGG GTCTCGGAAATTTAACATTCTGGGCACGAACACAAAAGTGATGAACATGGAGGAGTCTAACAACGGCAGCCTGTCTGCAGAGTTCAAGCACCTG acCCTTAGGGAGCAGAGATGTGGGAATGGAGGCCGTGCCAATTGTGAT GCCTCCTTGATCGTGACTGAGGAGCTGCACCTGATCACCTTCGAGACTGAGGTGTACCACCAAGGCCTCAAGATTGACCTAGAG ACCCACTCCTTGCCAGTTGTGGTGATCTCCAACATCTGTCAGATGCCAAATGCTTGGGCATCAATCCTGTGGTATAACATGCTGACCAATAACCCCAAG AACGTGAACTTCTTCACTAAGCCGCCAATTGGAACCTGGGACCAAGTGGCCGAGGTGCTCAGCTGGCAGTTCTCGTCCACCACCAAGCGGGGGCTGAGCATCGAGCAGCTGACAACGCTGGCTGAGAAGCTCCTAG GGCCTGGTGTGAACTACTCAGGGTGTCAGATCACATGGGCTAAATTCTGCAAA GAAAACATGGCTGGCAAGGGCTTCTCCTTCTGGGTCTGGCTAGACAATATCATCGACCTTGTGAAAAAGTATATCTTGGCCCTTTGGAATGAAGG GTACATCATGGGTTTCATCAGCAAGGAGCGGGAGCGGGCCATCCTAAGCACAAAGCCCCCGGGCACCTTCCTACTGCGCTTCAGCGAGAGCAGCAAAGAAGGAGGGGTCACTTTCACTTGGGTGGAAAAGGACATCAGTG GCAAGACCCAGATCCAGTCTGTAGAGCCATACACCAAGCAGCAGCTGAACAACATGTCATTTGCTGAAATCATCATGGGCTATAAGATCATGGATGCGACCAACATCCTGGTGTCTCCACTTGTCTACCTCTACCCCGACATTCCCAAGGAGGAGGCATTTGGAAAGTACTGTAGGCCCGAGAGCCAGGAGCACCCCGAAGCCGACCCAGGTA GTGCTGCCCCGTACCTGAAGACCAAGTTCATCTGTGTGACACC ATTCATTGATGCAGTTTGGAAATAA
- the Stat3 gene encoding signal transducer and activator of transcription 3 isoform X1: MAQWNQLQQLDTRYLEQLHQLYSDSFPMELRQFLAPWIESQDWAYAASKESHATLVFHNLLGEIDQQYSRFLQESNVLYQHNLRRIKQFLQSRYLEKPMEIARIVARCLWEESRLLQTAATAAQQGGQANHPTAAVVTEKQQMLEQHLQDVRKRVQDLEQKMKVVENLQDDFDFNYKTLKSQGDMQDLNGNNQSVTRQKMQQLEQMLTALDQMRRSIVSELAGLLSAMEYVQKTLTDEELADWKRRQQIACIGGPPNICLDRLENWITSLAESQLQTRQQIKKLEELQQKVSYKGDPIVQHRPMLEERIVELFRNLMKSAFVVERQPCMPMHPDRPLVIKTGVQFTTKVRLLVKFPELNYQLKIKVCIDKDSGDVAALRGSRKFNILGTNTKVMNMEESNNGSLSAEFKHLTLREQRCGNGGRANCDASLIVTEELHLITFETEVYHQGLKIDLETHSLPVVVISNICQMPNAWASILWYNMLTNNPKNVNFFTKPPIGTWDQVAEVLSWQFSSTTKRGLSIEQLTTLAEKLLGPGVNYSGCQITWAKFCKENMAGKGFSFWVWLDNIIDLVKKYILALWNEGYIMGFISKERERAILSTKPPGTFLLRFSESSKEGGVTFTWVEKDISGKTQIQSVEPYTKQQLNNMSFAEIIMGYKIMDATNILVSPLVYLYPDIPKEEAFGKYCRPESQEHPEADPGAAPYLKTKFICVTPFIDAVWK, translated from the exons atggctcagtggaaccAGCTGCAGCAGCTGGACACACGCTACCTGGAGCAGCTGCACCAGCTGTACAGCGACAGCTTCCCCATGGAGCTGCGGCAGTTCCTGGCACCTTGGATTGAGAGTCAAGACTG GGCATATGCAGCCAGCAAAGAGTCACATGCCACGTTGGTGTTTCATAATCTCTTGGGTGAAATTGACCAGCAATATAGCCGATTCCTGCAAGAGTCCAATGTCCTCTATCAGCACAACCTTCGAAGAATCAAGCAGTTTCTGCAG AGCAGGTATCTTGAGAAGCCAATGGAAATTGCCCGGATCGTGGCCCGATGCCTGTGGGAAGAGTCTCGCCTCCTCCAGACGGCAGCCACGGCAGCCCAG cAAGGGGGCCAGGCCAACCACCCAACAGCCGCCGTAGTGACAGAGAAGCAGCAGATGTTGGAGCAGCATCTTCAGGATGTCCGGAAGCGAGTGCAG gATCTAGAACAGAAAATGAAGGTGGTGGAGAACCTCCAGGACGACTTTGATTTCAACTACAAAACCCTCAAGAGCCAAGGAG ACATGCAGGATCTGAATGGAAACAACCAGTCTGTGACCAGACAGAAGATGCAGCAGCTGGAACAGATGCTCACAGCCCTGGACCAGATGCGGAGA AGCATTGTGAGTGAGCTGGCGGGGCTCTTGTCAGCAATGGAGTACGTGCAGAAGACACTGACTGATGAAGAGCTGGCTGACTGGAAGAGGCGGCAGCAGATCGCGTGCATCGGAGGCCCTCCCAACATCTGCCTGGACCGTCTGGAAAACTG GATAACTTCATTAGCAGAATCTCAACTTCAGACCCGCCAACAAATTAAGAAACTGGAGGAGCTGCAGCAGAAAGTGTCCTACAAGGGCGACCCTATCGTGCAGCACCGGCCCATGCTGGAGGAGAGGATCGTGGAGCTGTTCAGAAACTTAATGAAGAG TGCCTTCGTGGTGGAGCGGCAGCCCTGCATGCCCATGCACCCGGACCGGCCCTTAGTCATCAAGACTGGTGTCCAGTTTACCACGAAAGTCAG GTTGCTGGTCAAATTTCCTGAGTTGAATTATCAGCTTAAAATTAAAGTGTGCATTGATAA AGACTCTGGGGATGTTGCTGCCCTCAGAGG GTCTCGGAAATTTAACATTCTGGGCACGAACACAAAAGTGATGAACATGGAGGAGTCTAACAACGGCAGCCTGTCTGCAGAGTTCAAGCACCTG acCCTTAGGGAGCAGAGATGTGGGAATGGAGGCCGTGCCAATTGTGAT GCCTCCTTGATCGTGACTGAGGAGCTGCACCTGATCACCTTCGAGACTGAGGTGTACCACCAAGGCCTCAAGATTGACCTAGAG ACCCACTCCTTGCCAGTTGTGGTGATCTCCAACATCTGTCAGATGCCAAATGCTTGGGCATCAATCCTGTGGTATAACATGCTGACCAATAACCCCAAG AACGTGAACTTCTTCACTAAGCCGCCAATTGGAACCTGGGACCAAGTGGCCGAGGTGCTCAGCTGGCAGTTCTCGTCCACCACCAAGCGGGGGCTGAGCATCGAGCAGCTGACAACGCTGGCTGAGAAGCTCCTAG GGCCTGGTGTGAACTACTCAGGGTGTCAGATCACATGGGCTAAATTCTGCAAA GAAAACATGGCTGGCAAGGGCTTCTCCTTCTGGGTCTGGCTAGACAATATCATCGACCTTGTGAAAAAGTATATCTTGGCCCTTTGGAATGAAGG GTACATCATGGGTTTCATCAGCAAGGAGCGGGAGCGGGCCATCCTAAGCACAAAGCCCCCGGGCACCTTCCTACTGCGCTTCAGCGAGAGCAGCAAAGAAGGAGGGGTCACTTTCACTTGGGTGGAAAAGGACATCAGTG GCAAGACCCAGATCCAGTCTGTAGAGCCATACACCAAGCAGCAGCTGAACAACATGTCATTTGCTGAAATCATCATGGGCTATAAGATCATGGATGCGACCAACATCCTGGTGTCTCCACTTGTCTACCTCTACCCCGACATTCCCAAGGAGGAGGCATTTGGAAAGTACTGTAGGCCCGAGAGCCAGGAGCACCCCGAAGCCGACCCAG GTGCTGCCCCGTACCTGAAGACCAAGTTCATCTGTGTGACACC ATTCATTGATGCAGTTTGGAAATAA